One window of Robiginitalea biformata HTCC2501 genomic DNA carries:
- the purH gene encoding bifunctional phosphoribosylaminoimidazolecarboxamide formyltransferase/IMP cyclohydrolase, with product MSTSRKAASALVSVFHKDGLEPVVRKLHELGIALYSTGGTEAFIRKLGIPVTAVEDVTGYPSILGGRVKTLHPKVFGGILGRRELESDREQLEQYEIPRMDIVIVDLYPFEKTVADGGSRQEIIEKIDIGGISLIRAAAKNYKDVLCVSAMSDYAPLLEVLEEGSGTTTLEQRQAFAANAFQVSSHYDTAIFNYFNREAGKQSLKISVPEGRVLRYGENPHQQGIFYGDFEALFDQLHGKALSYNNLLDIDAAVNLMEEFREDDPTFAILKHNNACGLATRDTLSDAYRDALAGDPVSAFGGILICNRPMDADTATQVHELFCEVVIAPAFDADALAILKGKKNRILLVQKPLPLPEGQVRTCLNGILYQEKDSKTDQAEDLDYVTGKRPTSSELDDLLFASRICKHTKSNTIVLAKNRQLCASGTGQTSRVDALNQAIHKAGSFGFDLQGAVMASDAFFPFPDCVEIAGKAGVTAVIQPGGSIKDQLSIDYCNENGIAMVMTGTRHFKH from the coding sequence ATGAGTACTTCCCGAAAAGCGGCTTCGGCCCTGGTCTCGGTTTTTCACAAGGACGGGCTCGAACCCGTGGTCCGCAAATTGCACGAACTCGGCATCGCCCTGTATTCCACGGGCGGCACTGAGGCATTTATCCGGAAACTGGGCATCCCCGTTACGGCTGTAGAAGATGTCACAGGCTACCCCTCCATCCTCGGCGGCCGGGTTAAAACGCTCCACCCGAAAGTCTTCGGAGGCATCCTCGGCAGGCGCGAACTCGAATCGGACAGGGAGCAACTGGAACAGTATGAGATTCCCCGGATGGACATCGTGATCGTGGACCTCTATCCATTCGAAAAAACAGTTGCCGACGGGGGCTCCCGCCAGGAGATCATCGAAAAAATCGACATCGGGGGCATCTCGCTCATCCGGGCGGCCGCCAAAAACTACAAAGACGTTCTCTGCGTGTCGGCCATGTCCGATTACGCCCCCCTGCTGGAGGTGCTCGAGGAAGGCAGCGGAACCACTACCCTGGAACAACGGCAGGCCTTTGCAGCCAACGCGTTTCAGGTTTCTTCCCATTACGATACGGCCATCTTCAATTACTTCAACCGGGAGGCGGGGAAGCAATCCCTGAAAATCAGCGTCCCGGAAGGGCGCGTTTTGCGCTATGGGGAAAACCCGCACCAACAGGGCATTTTTTACGGGGATTTCGAGGCCCTCTTTGACCAGCTGCACGGCAAGGCACTCTCCTACAACAACCTCCTGGATATCGATGCAGCGGTGAACCTGATGGAGGAATTCCGGGAAGACGACCCCACCTTTGCGATCCTGAAACACAACAACGCCTGCGGCCTGGCCACCCGGGACACGCTCAGCGATGCCTACCGGGATGCCCTGGCAGGCGACCCCGTATCCGCCTTCGGGGGCATCCTCATCTGCAACCGCCCGATGGATGCCGACACGGCCACCCAGGTCCACGAACTCTTCTGCGAAGTGGTCATCGCCCCCGCGTTTGATGCGGATGCCCTGGCCATCCTGAAAGGGAAGAAAAACCGGATCCTCCTGGTTCAGAAACCCCTGCCGCTGCCTGAAGGCCAGGTCCGCACCTGCCTGAACGGCATCCTCTACCAGGAGAAAGATTCCAAAACCGACCAGGCCGAAGACCTGGACTACGTAACCGGGAAACGCCCCACCTCCTCCGAGCTGGACGATTTGCTTTTTGCATCCCGCATCTGCAAGCATACGAAGTCCAATACAATTGTCCTGGCAAAAAACCGGCAACTCTGCGCCAGCGGAACCGGCCAGACTTCCCGCGTGGACGCCCTGAACCAGGCCATCCACAAGGCTGGCAGCTTTGGCTTTGACCTCCAGGGGGCCGTGATGGCCAGCGATGCCTTCTTCCCGTTCCCGGATTGTGTGGAAATTGCCGGGAAGGCCGGGGTAACTGCCGTGATCCAGCCGGGGGGCTCAATCAAGGACCAGTTGAGTATCGATTATTGCAACGAAAATGGAATTGCGATGGTAATGACCGGCACGCGTCATTTTAAGCATTAA
- a CDS encoding GAF domain-containing protein: MNESLLQDALEILRDTNQPPIARLQGVCDLLQDRVPHYDWVGFYFRNGDRPELKLGPYAGDPTDHTIIPFGKGICGQVALSNENFVVPDVGAQDNYIACSIHVKAEIVVPIFVDGENIGQIDIDSHTPDPFGPEDEKFLETICAEVSKIL, translated from the coding sequence ATGAACGAATCCCTATTGCAAGATGCCCTGGAAATCCTCCGGGATACAAATCAACCCCCGATAGCCCGTTTGCAAGGAGTCTGCGACCTGCTGCAGGACCGCGTCCCGCACTACGACTGGGTGGGCTTCTACTTCCGGAACGGGGACCGGCCCGAACTGAAACTGGGCCCCTATGCAGGGGACCCTACGGACCATACGATCATCCCTTTTGGCAAGGGGATTTGCGGGCAGGTAGCCCTGAGCAACGAAAATTTCGTGGTGCCGGACGTCGGCGCCCAGGACAACTATATCGCCTGCAGCATCCATGTTAAGGCGGAAATCGTCGTGCCCATCTTTGTGGACGGGGAAAATATCGGGCAGATCGATATCGATTCCCACACCCCGGACCCCTTTGGCCCGGAAGACGAAAAATTCCTGGAAACGATCTGTGCGGAAGTATCCAAGATCCTGTGA
- the groL gene encoding chaperonin GroEL (60 kDa chaperone family; promotes refolding of misfolded polypeptides especially under stressful conditions; forms two stacked rings of heptamers to form a barrel-shaped 14mer; ends can be capped by GroES; misfolded proteins enter the barrel where they are refolded when GroES binds), whose product MAKDITFDIEARDGLKRGVDALANAVKVTLGPKGRNVIISKSFGAPVVTKDGVTVAKEIELEDALENMGAQMVKEVASKTNDLAGDGTTTATVLAQSIVKEGLKNVAAGANPMDLKRGIDKAVEAIVENLAKQAKKVGDSSEKIKQVAAISSNNDETIGELIAEAFNKVGKEGVITVEEAKGTDTYVDVVEGMQFDRGYLSPYFVTDSEKMISELDNPYILLFDKKISTMKDLLPVLEPVAQSGKPLLIIAEDVDGEALATLVVNKLRGSLKIAAVKAPGFGDRRKAMLEDIAILTGGTVISEERGFTLENASLDMLGTCEKVSIDKDNTTIVNGSGSAKDIKARVNQIKSQIETTTSDYDREKLQERLAKLAGGVAVLYVGAASEVEMKEKKDRVDDALHATRAAVEEGIVAGGGVALVRAFSVLSKVKTENADEATGLQIVARAIESPLRTIVENAGGEGSVVVAKVHEGKGDFGYDAKSEKYVEMMKAGIIDPKKVTRIALENAASVAGMILTTECALTDIKEDAPAGPPMGGGGGMPGMM is encoded by the coding sequence ATGGCAAAAGACATAACTTTTGATATTGAAGCAAGGGACGGGCTGAAGCGCGGGGTAGACGCCCTGGCCAACGCCGTTAAAGTAACCCTCGGGCCAAAAGGCCGGAACGTAATCATCAGCAAATCCTTCGGGGCCCCGGTGGTCACCAAGGACGGGGTTACCGTAGCTAAGGAAATCGAACTGGAAGATGCCCTGGAGAACATGGGTGCCCAGATGGTCAAGGAGGTTGCCTCCAAAACCAATGACCTGGCAGGCGACGGAACCACTACTGCCACTGTCCTGGCACAATCCATCGTCAAGGAAGGCCTCAAGAACGTGGCAGCCGGCGCCAACCCCATGGACCTCAAGCGCGGTATTGACAAGGCCGTAGAGGCAATCGTCGAGAACCTTGCCAAGCAAGCCAAAAAAGTAGGCGACTCCAGCGAAAAGATCAAGCAGGTAGCCGCCATTTCCTCCAACAACGACGAGACGATCGGGGAACTGATCGCCGAGGCGTTCAACAAAGTTGGCAAGGAAGGGGTGATTACCGTTGAGGAGGCCAAAGGAACCGACACGTATGTGGACGTGGTAGAGGGAATGCAATTCGACCGCGGATACCTCTCCCCGTATTTCGTAACGGACTCCGAGAAGATGATCTCCGAGCTGGACAACCCGTACATCCTGCTCTTTGACAAGAAGATTTCCACCATGAAGGACCTGCTGCCCGTGCTGGAACCGGTAGCACAGTCCGGAAAGCCCCTGCTGATCATCGCAGAGGATGTGGATGGGGAAGCCCTGGCCACCCTGGTGGTCAACAAACTGCGCGGCAGCCTGAAGATCGCCGCTGTGAAGGCTCCCGGATTCGGCGACCGCCGCAAAGCCATGCTGGAAGATATCGCCATATTGACGGGCGGAACCGTAATCTCTGAGGAGCGCGGCTTCACCCTTGAAAACGCCAGCCTGGATATGCTCGGCACCTGCGAAAAGGTCTCCATTGACAAGGACAATACGACGATTGTCAACGGTTCCGGTTCTGCCAAGGACATCAAGGCCCGTGTCAACCAGATCAAATCGCAGATCGAGACCACTACCTCGGACTACGACCGCGAGAAACTGCAGGAACGCCTGGCCAAACTGGCCGGCGGGGTGGCCGTCCTCTACGTAGGGGCCGCTTCCGAAGTGGAGATGAAAGAGAAGAAGGACCGTGTGGACGACGCGTTGCACGCCACCCGTGCCGCCGTTGAGGAAGGCATTGTCGCCGGTGGGGGCGTTGCCCTGGTACGCGCCTTTTCGGTACTGTCCAAGGTGAAAACCGAAAACGCCGACGAAGCCACCGGGCTGCAGATTGTCGCCCGGGCCATCGAGTCCCCGCTTCGCACCATCGTGGAAAACGCCGGGGGCGAAGGCTCCGTGGTAGTTGCCAAGGTACACGAGGGGAAAGGAGACTTTGGCTACGACGCCAAGAGCGAGAAATACGTGGAAATGATGAAGGCCGGGATCATCGATCCCAAGAAGGTGACGCGTATTGCCCTGGAAAATGCCGCATCGGTTGCAGGCATGATCCTGACCACCGAATGCGCCCTGACGGACATCAAGGAGGACGCCCCTGCCGGACCGCCCATGGGCGGAGGCGGCGGCATGCCCGGCATGATGTAA
- a CDS encoding co-chaperone GroES, which yields MAKVNIKPLADRVLVAPMEAETKTASGIIIPDTAKEKPQKGKVVAVGPGTKDEKMTVSVGDTVLYGKYSGTELKFDGADYLMMRESDILAII from the coding sequence ATGGCTAAAGTAAACATCAAACCACTGGCGGACCGGGTCCTTGTAGCACCCATGGAAGCCGAAACCAAGACGGCCTCGGGGATCATTATCCCGGACACGGCAAAGGAAAAACCGCAGAAAGGCAAAGTCGTTGCGGTAGGCCCGGGCACCAAGGACGAAAAAATGACCGTTTCGGTGGGCGACACCGTATTGTACGGCAAGTACTCCGGCACCGAGCTGAAATTCGACGGGGCCGACTACCTCATGATGCGCGAGAGCGATATTTTAGCAATCATATAA
- the secG gene encoding preprotein translocase subunit SecG, with amino-acid sequence MSTFSIFLVLIIIVCLLLMLVIMVQNPKGGGLSSSFGGGGNQVVGGVKKTGDFLDKSTWTLATVLIVLILLSNVTLKTNFQEAESRLLQEDGIEAVPEGDLESIPEAPAGEPASPLDTLQ; translated from the coding sequence ATGAGCACATTTTCCATATTCCTGGTCCTGATCATTATCGTCTGCCTGCTGCTGATGCTGGTGATCATGGTACAGAACCCGAAAGGCGGGGGCCTCTCCTCCTCCTTTGGCGGTGGCGGGAACCAGGTGGTTGGCGGGGTCAAGAAAACCGGCGACTTCCTGGACAAGAGTACCTGGACGCTGGCGACGGTCCTGATCGTCCTGATCCTGCTCTCCAATGTGACCCTGAAAACCAATTTCCAGGAGGCCGAATCGAGACTCCTGCAGGAAGACGGCATTGAAGCTGTACCCGAGGGGGACCTGGAGTCCATCCCCGAAGCGCCGGCCGGCGAACCTGCCAGCCCGCTCGATACGCTACAGTAA
- a CDS encoding LptE family protein, whose amino-acid sequence MKRMKQFGLALLALVLLGCGAYSFTGGDVGEAETFQVNYFQNYATQSPGSVFHPGLDRDYTLSLQDLILNQTNLDLVGSNADLVYEGEIVEYRVQPMSATAEQRAAQNRLTMTVNVRFFNRTKDNVDFEQRFSFFYDYPAATQLASIRDAAHQEIFERINQDIFTRSLANW is encoded by the coding sequence ATGAAGCGGATGAAGCAATTTGGCCTGGCCCTCCTGGCCCTGGTACTTTTGGGTTGCGGGGCCTACTCCTTTACCGGGGGGGACGTCGGCGAAGCGGAGACTTTTCAGGTGAACTATTTCCAGAATTACGCCACCCAGAGCCCCGGGTCGGTTTTCCACCCGGGCCTCGACCGGGACTACACGCTTTCCCTCCAGGACCTGATCCTCAACCAGACCAACCTGGACCTGGTAGGCTCCAATGCCGATTTGGTTTACGAGGGGGAAATCGTCGAGTACCGCGTGCAGCCCATGTCTGCCACTGCGGAGCAACGCGCTGCCCAAAACCGGCTGACGATGACCGTCAACGTGCGCTTTTTCAACCGAACCAAAGACAACGTGGACTTTGAACAGCGGTTTTCCTTCTTCTACGATTACCCGGCTGCCACCCAGCTGGCCAGCATCCGGGACGCCGCCCACCAGGAGATCTTTGAGCGGATCAACCAGGACATATTCACCCGATCCCTCGCTAACTGGTAG
- a CDS encoding sigma 54-interacting transcriptional regulator, producing the protein MENVQAIKQRFELIGNDVKLNRALEKAIQVAPTDISVLVTGESGVGKESIPKIIHSLSHRKHAKYIAVNCGAIPEGTIDSELFGHEKGAFTGATQTRSGYFEVADGGTIFLDEVGELPLTTQVRLLRVLENGEFLKVGSSRVQTTDVRIVAATNMNMREAIEKEKFREDLFYRLSTVEIHIPALRDRRNDIHLLFRKFASDFGQKYKMPTIRLEDDAVPVLENYRWPGNIRQLRNIAEQISVLEKDRSVSAETLRSYLPESGGSRLPAVVEQRRREGDFSNEREILYKVLFDMKSDLNDLKKLTLEMLKHDNSEKVQEEQEQLIRKIYGSEDGEILDEETAVAILPPAGQEPERTPPAAPPQDKYHFAEEIEEEETLSLQEKEIELIAKSLERNKGKRKAAAAELGISERTLYRKIKQYDL; encoded by the coding sequence ATGGAGAACGTACAAGCCATCAAACAGCGTTTTGAGCTGATCGGCAACGATGTAAAGCTCAACCGGGCCCTGGAAAAAGCGATCCAGGTTGCCCCCACGGATATCTCCGTGCTGGTCACGGGCGAAAGCGGGGTGGGAAAGGAATCCATCCCCAAGATCATCCATTCGCTCTCCCACCGCAAGCACGCCAAGTATATTGCGGTAAACTGCGGGGCCATCCCCGAAGGCACCATAGACAGCGAACTCTTCGGGCACGAGAAAGGGGCGTTTACCGGGGCCACCCAGACCCGGAGCGGCTACTTTGAAGTGGCCGACGGGGGGACGATTTTCCTGGACGAGGTAGGCGAACTGCCGCTGACCACCCAGGTGCGGCTGCTGCGGGTGTTGGAGAACGGGGAATTCCTGAAAGTGGGGTCTTCCCGGGTCCAGACCACGGACGTGCGGATTGTGGCCGCGACCAATATGAATATGCGGGAAGCCATCGAAAAGGAAAAGTTCCGCGAAGACCTGTTCTACCGGCTGAGCACCGTGGAAATCCATATCCCCGCCCTGCGCGACCGCCGGAACGACATCCACCTGCTGTTCCGGAAATTCGCCTCGGATTTCGGGCAGAAATACAAGATGCCGACCATCCGCCTGGAAGACGACGCCGTGCCCGTACTGGAGAACTACCGCTGGCCGGGAAACATCCGGCAGCTCCGGAATATCGCCGAGCAGATTTCCGTTTTGGAGAAAGACCGCTCCGTGTCGGCGGAGACGCTCCGGTCCTACCTGCCCGAATCCGGCGGGAGCCGGCTTCCGGCCGTGGTGGAACAACGGCGGCGCGAAGGCGACTTCTCCAACGAGCGGGAAATCCTCTACAAGGTACTCTTTGACATGAAGTCGGACCTGAACGACCTGAAGAAGCTCACCCTGGAAATGCTCAAACACGACAACAGTGAAAAAGTCCAGGAAGAACAGGAACAACTGATCCGCAAGATTTACGGGTCCGAGGACGGGGAGATCCTGGATGAGGAAACCGCCGTGGCCATCCTGCCCCCTGCCGGCCAGGAACCCGAGCGCACACCCCCTGCCGCCCCACCCCAGGACAAGTACCATTTTGCGGAGGAAATCGAAGAGGAAGAAACCCTATCTTTACAGGAAAAGGAAATCGAACTGATCGCAAAATCCCTGGAGCGGAACAAAGGCAAGCGCAAAGCCGCGGCTGCCGAACTGGGGATTTCCGAGCGGACCCTCTACCGCAAGATCAAGCAATACGACCTCTAG
- the miaB gene encoding tRNA (N6-isopentenyl adenosine(37)-C2)-methylthiotransferase MiaB has protein sequence MEKTINEAEQGTALEMRGKDGNARKLYIESYGCQMNFSDSEIVASILGQEGFNTTSRLEEADLILVNTCSIREKAEQTVRKRLVHFNGLKKSNPGVKVGVLGCMAERLKSQFLEEEKIVDMVVGPDAYKDLPNLVREVDSGQNAVNVILSKEETYADVSPVRLGSNGVTAFVSITRGCDNMCTFCVVPFTRGRERSRDPQSILREVGDLWANGYKEVTLLGQNVDSYLWYGGGLKKDFDKASPMQQATAVNFAGLLEMAATAYPGMRFRFSTSNPQDMTLDVIETMARFDNICNYIHLPVQSGSDRILKAMNRLHTREEYFGLIDNIRRLIPDCGISQDMIAGFPTETEEDHQQTLSLMDYVKYDFGFMFAYSERPGTLAARKMADDVPDAVKKRRLREIIDKQQAHSLERNQAHIGRVEEVLIEGPSRKSDAHWMGRNTQNTVVVFPKENYRVGEFVNVRIEDCTSATLLGTATGYSNMN, from the coding sequence ATGGAAAAGACAATAAATGAAGCGGAACAGGGAACGGCCCTGGAAATGCGGGGCAAGGATGGGAATGCCCGCAAACTGTATATCGAGAGTTACGGCTGCCAGATGAATTTTTCGGACAGCGAAATCGTCGCGTCCATCCTGGGCCAGGAAGGATTCAATACGACCAGCCGCCTGGAGGAAGCAGACCTGATCCTGGTCAATACCTGCTCCATCCGGGAAAAGGCCGAACAAACCGTCCGCAAGCGGCTCGTCCACTTCAACGGCCTGAAAAAGAGCAACCCCGGCGTCAAGGTGGGGGTGCTCGGCTGTATGGCCGAACGGCTGAAGAGCCAGTTCCTGGAGGAGGAAAAGATCGTGGACATGGTGGTGGGCCCGGATGCCTACAAGGACCTCCCCAACCTGGTGCGGGAAGTAGACAGCGGGCAGAACGCCGTAAATGTCATCCTCTCCAAAGAGGAAACCTATGCGGATGTATCGCCGGTCCGCCTGGGCAGCAACGGGGTTACCGCCTTTGTTTCCATCACCCGGGGGTGCGACAACATGTGCACGTTCTGCGTGGTCCCGTTTACTCGCGGCCGGGAACGCAGCCGGGATCCGCAATCCATCCTCCGGGAGGTCGGGGATTTGTGGGCCAATGGCTATAAGGAGGTGACCCTGTTGGGGCAGAACGTAGACAGTTACCTCTGGTACGGAGGGGGCCTCAAAAAGGATTTTGACAAGGCGAGCCCCATGCAGCAAGCCACAGCCGTGAATTTTGCCGGGTTGCTGGAGATGGCCGCCACGGCCTACCCGGGCATGCGGTTCCGCTTTTCGACATCGAACCCCCAGGATATGACCCTGGACGTCATTGAGACGATGGCCCGCTTCGACAATATCTGCAACTATATCCACCTGCCCGTGCAAAGCGGTAGCGACCGGATCCTGAAAGCCATGAACCGTTTGCATACCCGGGAGGAATATTTCGGGCTTATCGACAATATCCGGCGGCTCATCCCGGATTGCGGCATCAGCCAGGACATGATTGCCGGCTTCCCGACGGAAACGGAGGAAGACCACCAGCAGACCCTGTCCCTGATGGACTATGTAAAATACGACTTCGGCTTCATGTTTGCCTATTCGGAGCGGCCCGGAACGCTGGCAGCCCGGAAAATGGCGGACGACGTCCCCGATGCGGTGAAGAAACGGCGACTGCGGGAAATCATCGACAAGCAGCAGGCGCACAGCCTGGAGCGCAACCAGGCGCATATCGGCCGCGTGGAGGAAGTGCTTATCGAAGGCCCCTCCCGCAAATCGGATGCCCATTGGATGGGGCGGAATACCCAGAATACCGTGGTGGTTTTCCCGAAAGAAAACTACCGGGTGGGCGAATTCGTCAATGTGCGAATCGAGGATTGCACTTCGGCCACGCTCCTGGGTACGGCAACCGGTTATTCCAATATGAACTGA
- a CDS encoding LVIVD repeat-containing protein → MKTSRLLLILAGFLLLNSCEKDNDSEFADYLVATPLTMSVEQFEAAVDIFPPQPLTVSGKIYAFGDRIFVNEPFKGVHLIDNRDPLAPRKTGFINIPGNVDIAVRDNYLFADSLSDLVVLDISNPDNIRPVARLKGVLQDHVPWPFEADIVEYDGWNAQDEILVGWEMRTERLSVSEVEGRNRGQVDFLEAAADNASGTGQGGSLARFKIVEDFLYAVDSHTINVFDISNLEAPVAGDDVFAGFDIETIFNRGDHLFLGSMRGMYIFDISNPAAPAFVSEFQHGTACDPVVVDGDYAFVTLRGGNGCGATESGLFIVDISDIHTPELLISYPMDEPYGLGIRGEQLFICDGASGLKVYDKSNVTDLQQLAVFDDVNPYDVIPLEDHLLMVGEGLLSQYRYTEAGLEFLSALTLAD, encoded by the coding sequence ATGAAAACCTCCCGCCTCCTTCTGATCCTGGCAGGCTTCCTCCTGCTGAATTCCTGTGAAAAAGACAATGATTCCGAATTCGCCGACTACCTGGTGGCCACCCCGCTGACGATGTCCGTGGAACAGTTCGAAGCGGCGGTGGACATCTTCCCGCCCCAACCCCTGACAGTTTCCGGAAAAATCTACGCCTTCGGCGACCGGATCTTCGTCAACGAACCCTTCAAGGGAGTCCACCTGATCGACAACCGGGACCCCTTGGCCCCCCGGAAGACCGGGTTTATCAATATTCCCGGGAATGTCGATATCGCCGTCAGGGACAACTACCTGTTTGCCGACAGCCTCTCGGACCTGGTGGTGCTCGACATTTCCAACCCGGACAACATCCGTCCGGTGGCCCGGTTAAAGGGCGTCCTGCAGGACCACGTGCCCTGGCCGTTTGAGGCAGACATCGTGGAGTACGACGGTTGGAATGCCCAGGATGAGATCCTGGTGGGTTGGGAAATGCGGACTGAGCGGCTGTCGGTTTCCGAGGTCGAAGGCAGGAACCGGGGGCAGGTAGATTTCCTGGAAGCGGCCGCGGACAATGCCTCCGGGACCGGACAGGGCGGTTCCCTAGCGCGGTTCAAGATCGTTGAAGACTTCCTTTACGCCGTGGACAGCCACACCATTAATGTATTCGATATTTCCAACCTCGAAGCGCCGGTGGCCGGGGACGATGTATTTGCAGGGTTCGATATCGAGACCATTTTTAACCGGGGGGACCACCTCTTTCTGGGCAGTATGCGCGGGATGTACATTTTCGATATTTCCAACCCTGCAGCTCCGGCCTTCGTCTCAGAATTCCAGCACGGCACGGCCTGCGACCCGGTGGTGGTGGACGGGGACTACGCCTTTGTAACCCTGCGGGGCGGGAATGGCTGCGGTGCCACGGAAAGCGGTTTGTTTATTGTGGACATCAGCGATATCCACACCCCCGAGCTCCTCATCAGCTATCCGATGGACGAGCCGTACGGCCTGGGTATCCGGGGCGAGCAGCTTTTTATTTGTGACGGGGCCTCCGGCCTGAAAGTCTACGACAAGTCCAACGTGACGGACCTGCAGCAACTGGCCGTATTCGACGATGTGAATCCGTACGATGTGATCCCGCTCGAGGACCACCTGCTGATGGTGGGGGAGGGATTGCTCAGCCAATACCGCTACACGGAAGCGGGCCTCGAATTCCTCAGCGCGCTGACCCTGGCTGATTGA